The following nucleotide sequence is from Parus major isolate Abel chromosome 4, Parus_major1.1, whole genome shotgun sequence.
GTTACCTCCTCCGGCAGCCCGAGCCCCACCGGACCGGGAGCTTTGGGCGGATGCGGGTCCCGGCGGGCGGGGCACTGCGAGGGGTCTTGCCTTGtccccccattcccaccccatccccacGTCTGGGACAAGGGAACACCTCAGCCACCCAGCTTCGGGCAACTCTTTTCAAGGCAGCGAGATCCGACCGGGGGAGGAGGGACCGGCTCCGGCGATCACTTCGGCCGtcggccccgctccccgccgccccCTGCTTACCTGGACCACGGTCCCCGTGCTCGGCGACGGGCTCTCAGCAGGACCAGGGTGAGAGGGGTCGCCTCGGGCCCCCGGGTGCACAAGGGCCCGGTCACGGCCCCCCGCGCACCCCAGAGAGATCCGGCgggaggaagagagagggaggagagaggaaaagccttttttcccccctttctctCCCCGTTTGAGCCGAAGTGACCCGCAGTATCTGGAGAAGGTTTTTGAAGACgtttgggagggagggagagagttTTCTGCTGAGAAACTCAATCTGCCATACAGTAGCGACTGCATCTGGGATCTGTCACCGCTGACAGCACCACAGGGCACAGACATGATGTTCCGCACAACACTGCAACTCCCCAAAATACCCTCCTCGCTCCCAAGGTATCTGCCGGGTTGCATCGCGCTCCTTTGCCAAAAGGGGGAAAGCAACCTGAGCCCCCGCAAACAAATACACCGAGGGGAAGGCAAGAGAGAGCAATCCTGTCTCCCCCTTCCTCTCTGCGATGCTGAGCACTCGGCCGCCGAGGACGCAAGGCGAGAGACGATGTCATGCTCGGAGGGCGCAAAGGCCGTAAATGTAGGCTCTCGTGCCGCTAGATTCCCGGGAATGACTTTAATGAATAATTTCAGAGACAGTTATGGCTTTAGGTAATTACTGCGCGGCTCTATGAAAACCAGATTTGGGAGAGAGGCAGTCAAGGCCGAGCAGTGTGCTTCGGCTCGCTCCTGCCAGACCGCTCCAGACACCACCTCCTTCCAGGGCCGCCCGACCCTCGGGCGTCCCCGGCCTCCCGCGCCCTCCCAGCTGCCGGGGTCCTCCTTCGGGCAGCgctgccagcacctctgccaaGGCTAGAGGCTTGTAGGGGGAGCAcctaatattattatttttaatctcgTCCGCCTCCTGTATTTTCTGGCAGGACATTTCATTGTCTTTCAGGCCAGTTTTAGAAAACTCCTCTGGATTTGTACAcgtatttatcttttttaagaAGCTCATTATACGCAGCTGTTGTAGCCTATAGCCACATACGGCATGCAAACAGAGACCCCTATAGGAGAGTCGGCCTCTCTATTACCCCCACGTTTCCTCAGTAGACGGCACCGGCGGAACGATTCTACTGCTCTGCATTAAGATAGAATTGTACGTTTTCCTCCCGCGTCCTTTGGGCAACGGAGGGACTTGTTTCTGCTTTGCACAGCCTCCACGGGTAGCAAACGAAGGGCTCCGAGATGCGGGCCGGCTGATCTCCATTGTTTCGCTAACACATCACTGCTTGTTCCCAGAGGGCCGCTCCGGACGGCAGCCGTGCCTCGGCCCCAGCCCTGCGGCTCGCAGAGCCCCGCGCCCCGGCCAGGCAGGCCCGCAGGACACGGCCCCCGCTCCGCCAGCATCCGCACGGCCTCTGCCGGGGGGAGACGGCTCCAGCCTCAGGACAGGGGACTGCCCGGGGAGAGGTGCCGgggccacagccccagccctgccacagagCCGTCGCCAGTCACACGTCTCCCATGAAGGATAGAAATAggattttgctgggttttttttgttgttgttcttgtcGTTgtttagtttgggttttgggttttttgttgttgtggtttttttcgttgttgttgggttgtttttgttttgttagggCTCATTTCgcagcttttatttatttttttttccttttactttaacagctttttaaaaattcacttaCTCCCGCCCGACCCCGTGGGTCGGTGGCTGTGGTGGGAAGCCGAGCTCATAGCATACCGTTTGCACTGattcagaaaggaaatgttccttttcctttcGAGATTACAGATAGACACAGAGGAGCGTTGCGGTATCTTAgggggtttattttattttattctgctggaacaaagaaatggaagtattttttaatttatttttagggtCACACagggctttgtttttcttttctccctcttcctggCAAGCGTATTTTACCGCGAGAATTTAATCCTTCAGATAAATTGTCTAACATTatctttttcctctggagacGAGATCAACTGCTTTCTCATCCACCCCCCCGCCCCTCCTTCTTGGTAGTAGCACCGATTGTAATGTACAGCTGGACAAGTGTCAGCCGTCCAAGACTGCGAACAGCCAGTGGAGGATTAAGTTGTATTTATTcaattattattcttttacctccttgggggaaaaaatagagtGATAcgaaacataaaaaaaaaaaaaaaaaaagaaaatgttgaagtAAAAGGTTTGTCAAAATAAGCGTATCAAACGTGGTTTTGGGTCCTGCTGAGCCAAGGCTTCCATGCTGGCTGTTCAGCGTTACCgtcagccagccccagctctcaaTTAGAGGCGACTCATTAGGATTTAATAGCAGGTGCAAAGCCATCTccttgccagcagcactgccgTTTGGGTAGGGAATCGTCTTGTTTTACAGCAACCCCCAGCTCTCCCGGCTCGTTCTAAACCCGACTACCACTTCGGATAACGGGGTGTCAGCGCGCCTGCGACTGCCCGCGCGTAAGCGTCGCACTTTGTTCGGCTAATTTCTCCTTGCCAAGACATAAGGTGGAAATCTGCCTGGCTCGGTATTTATTTTGGAAGACAGACAACGCTGTGAGCGAATGCGCCGGGAGAAATCGGGCAGAGATAAAGCAAGCGCTGGGCCGGGGGCTGGGGGGAGTAACCCCGCCCGCGGAATGCACCGTTTTTGCTTTCTCCAAGTCCCAAACAGACGAATAAACAAACAACCTCGGCGGCAAACTCAGAAGAGACAGAGCCTCCGGAGTTCAAAACCGGGCTGTACCGAGGAGCCCCGGGGCTGGAGTGCCGCGTCCCACTGCACCCGCATCCCAGCTGGCGGCCGCTGCCGGGCCGGGGCTTGGAAAGCGTCGCCGTGATTACACCCAAGTGGAGAGCAGGATGGCTCCGAGCCGTCTGATCTGACGTCAACATGTCTCTAGCTCCTCGCTGCAAGATAGAGGGAGCAGAGCCGGGGGAGGGACGGCTCTAATCATTCCCAGATGTCTCTAATAGCAGATATAAAGACTTATATAGTGTCTGAGAATAAATTTGTAATCAATGCTCTAAAATCGCATCATCAAAGCAATGGTGTTTCTAGGGGAAAATGGGGTTGGGGGAGGGAAAACCGAGGAAGAGAGAGACACACACCACGCTGGTTtggaaggggaagagggagatACAGGGAACCTCAGAAATCCGCTGGCCTCGCGCATCACCCGGCTTTGCTAGAATTTATGTGAATATATAATTCAGATAACAACTCTGTTTTACTCTCCATTGTAGGTGACAAGCTGAAACAGCTGAACAGTAATTGTCCaattagaaatagaaaagatCCGAACTGGTTTGCAAAGGCACATATTTCATGGCGcgcagaaaaaaaaaataatcccaaattaaaaatatataaaacattgaTAAGCCCCTCGTTACAGCAGAGGGGATTATGTCTGTAGGCGTGCGGAATGCGTTTCCTTCCCATCGCTACTTGGAGATTTCTTCTGGGGGTATTTGTGAGCCGCTGGGCGAGTACGTGTGAAAAAGGAGGATTAAGGTTAGGTTTCCAAGCGCAAAAGGAGGATATTTTGCTTAGAGGTTTTATTATTGAGCTTCTCTCCCCACCTCCTTTCCCATCTTTCAAGTTCATGCTGTCTCCACGGCATCCCTCAGTCCTGTTTATACCCCACGTATGGCCCGACGCTTGTTCTGGGGGTGTCTTTGGCTTGGCCGAGAGGCCCCGCTGCACCTCTTTGACAACGATATCAAACGAGAAATAATTATTGCAATAATCTTTTGGGGCAAAGAAGAGCTCCTGGGAACCACGGGGGAGAGGGGGAGTATTTGcgaaaaaaaaacaacaaacaaatccaaaaaacctccaaaaaaacccagaccacaaaacaaattaaaacaaagaaaaaaaggcccCGCgacatttttatctcttttgctTGCCGGAGTGCGGGCATGGCATACACATCCGATAGCAACGAGGTCCTGCATGCTGCAGAGTCCCCCAAAACTCAGTACTGCCAGCGGCTGATAGGCTCGCTGCCAGCAGCGGAGCGCAGAGCCGCCCCCTCGCTGCGTCCCGGCTTTCCAAAATCCGGACTAGCTCTAAAAATCCGCTCTGCTGTCTGCCTCGGGCCCCCCAGGGGACACGCAGCCGCTGGGGAGGTCCTCGCTGTTTCGGGCGTGCAGCCGGGCGCGCACCCCGGGGAACCGAGGGGCCGCTCcttgggagggaaggggaggcgGGACGTCACCCGGGGGAGTTTTGTCGCTCTTCCTTTTcaaggggataaaaaaaattaaaatgctgtgttCTCTTGAGAGAGAGCCGGGGGTCTCACTCCCTTAGCCATGAAAGGAGGCTACAAGTCTAAAAGACGGATCCGTGACTCAATCTGAGTGGACAGGGCTTCAGCGACCCGGCTGCTCTCCgccctgccctcccttctctcttcctccctgcacCCATAGAGAAAAGTTGCAGAGTGGGAAAGGCTGCTATCCCTACTCTTACATGCCTTTAACCTTGGTAGAAGCTCCCAAAAAGTTTTGGGCCCGAGGAATTACAGGGCAGATGGACGGGATGCCGATGCCTCCGGGTGCAGGCAGGATGCGGAGCGCAGCGCTCTGCTGTTATCAGGCCCTGGCTCCTCCGGCGGAGAGCTGAGGCCAGGGCACTGACATCCCCATCTACCATCAATTTACCTTCTGCTTCCCCATTTAGCTTTTAACGTCAAAACCTACATTTTTGTCGGCTCCGGTCTGTCTAGGGCTCCTGTGATTTAGCTGCGGGAATGGCTGCTCCTGAGAAAATAGCAACATCCTCGTTAGTGAGCAATTAAAAGAGATCCTCCTTAGCGGATTCACAGGGGTTTTCGGTTCTGATAAACTGACGTTACAAAACCGGAAAATTACTCATGGGAAAATATTGGACGGCTATTCGGAGACTGGATATTGGAGCTGCCCGCGGGCCCTACCGCGCATCCCCCGGAGGAGTTGCAACCCGGTGACTCGGTCGAGGGAAGACACAGCTTCTGCAGAGAGGCTGCCCATGATGTGCTCCACCGCAGCATTCGCAGCCACCCCtcaccctttttatttttccctgtgccgctacaaaaaaaaataaaaattatttgagtaGTGAACGCAGAGTGCGAGAAGCTCCAGTTCATCAGCTGGGCAACTAATAggcaaggaaaagcaaacaagggGGCTTCTCTCCAAGTGTTATAAACAGAGGCAAGTGTCTGTAAACACAGACCCATGCCGGAGAGCAGAGCCGGGCTGCCTGACCCGACGGGAGGGAGGGCACATCACTTTTGTCTGGTTGTTGTAACCCCGCAACCTCCTCACTGTCAGCAGGGGCGGCGAAACGGCGCAGGGGCTCCCTTATCTTTTTATGGGCAATTGCACATCTACCTACGCTTACTGCTGGGTCTCGTTGGGAGCCACTTCCTTGGGCACGGTGGCACGGGAAGGCCGGCAGGTATGCAGCCCTGGACCTGGAGAGAGAGCCAGCTTGGTTTAAGTTGATGTGATTTatataaaagtttaaaatacgAGCCTTAATTTTATTatggaaaaggtgaaaaacCTTGCCCTTAATCAGGAATGGACCAAAAATACCTAGATCAGCTTCCTTTAGTGAcaacctttaatttttttccctgtgtacCTTCAATACAGAAGGATGCCGCGCatttcacagcactgaaatCTGCACCTCACCCTGGTACTGGGGAGCAGAAAAGTCACCAGACTGGCACCGGGACCCTTGCAAAGGGCTCTATGGGCAGGGCGAAGTATTTAAAGGAAGAGAGATCCTGTTGGGGAAGCAATGAACATACTAAAGAGAGCCAGAGCTTGGGCTGCTGCAGTTTGCAGCTGGataaaaaaggttaaaataattATACTCGCTGCAGTGTACTGGAAACGTGCAACCCAGGAGAGTTTTAGGAACCACAAAGTTAATATTAAGTTCACCGTAGCTCATTGTAAATCTTACATAGTCCCTACAGcaccaccccccccccccccccacccccccccagACCCCCGCAAATCCCTTGCCTTGTTCGCTCTTTCTTTCTTGACGTAAAATTACCTGCTACATAATCACTCCGAGCAAAGCTCACCAGCCTCCCTCGCCTGCCTCCGGCCCCTCTCCGAGAAGCCGCCCCCGCTCCGGGCCCGCGCCTGGCACCGCCGCCGCCCGGGCTCGGACGGCACGAAAACCGCGCATCTCTGCTACTCCTGAGCCGCCCGGGGTTTGCACCCTTGTCCATTTCCCGTTCGCAATAGGTCTCCTGCATGGAGAACACCACTACAAGGAATTCCTATTCGGATGAACTGCCTGTTTCTGTTCAACACTCGGGGGGCTGAGAGATCCCTCCCTCCTTTCATTCAGtcacttgtttaaaaataaaattaggagCCATCTTTATAATTTAGTTTACTTCcgaatattttaaatattatgaaaaaaaaaagccataaacaACGCTGttattcaaaacattttgaggtataaaacataaaaagatttggattttctttttttcctttttctttttttttttcttttgttttgtaaaaaacacacacagtggTTTATTGAGTACTTACAACGTTTACACCTTCAATATTAATTAGATTCCACTTTTTCCCTTACGGACGGAAGTGCACATAACCAGTAACTGTTGAAAACATCTTCAAATACCGAACGACCACAACAAAATTACAACACTAAATACCGAGTCAATCGAAACATTGGTGCAACTGCTTCTGTTGAAATATAGCTTTATAATCCCATGAATATTTATATCCAAAAGGCCAAGTATTAAAGATACACTTCACATACACACTAATGccagggagggatttttttttccttttctatgattctgttttCCCCACGTGTTTTATACAGAGCAAATAACATTCACAAAACATTTAGAGACATTACCCCTTACCAAGCTGGAGTTTCCTCTTCATATATGGAAtgctttttccctctccttcaaATATCCACATTTTGGGGGGTTGGGGGAGAAATTGCACATAAATAAACTGGACGATTCCAAATACAAAGAGTCCTCAGAGGAGAGCTCACTACCGAGACTAAGAGGACGGCTCCTCCAGTCCTGCCGTGCTCACTGCTTGAGCTCCAAAGCCCAGACATGCTGCGGCCAGCCAGTCCTCCCTTTGGTTTTCTTATCGTTGCTGCTAACTGTGCTTTTCAAGATTTCGTTCTGGGGAGACAGGATGCGAGGGgagagacagaaacagaagggggagaggagagaaaaaaaaggttagaTATATTCCTCCCCTTTCTATGTCTCATCTGCTCTGCTTCGAGATCGAAAACTACGAAGACACCCGAACTCATCGAGGCCTGCGGGCTTCAAGAGACATAACGGGGACCCCCACGGGATCTCTCCGCGGGCGAAGCCGCCGCCCGTGGGAGCGGCCTCGCGTGGTGCGCGCCCGCCCGTGGAGCCCTGCGGAGGCCGGCTCCCTCTCCGTGCCACCCCGCTGCTCTGTGGCGGCCGGAGCGCGGGGCTGCAGGCTCAGAGGCGCCAGCTATCCACGGGGATTACGATAAGGCCCCCCCCTAAACCATCCCCTCCCTGATTGCGGGGAGAAGCTGGGCACTGGCACGTACCGGGGCAAAACATCGGACTTGCGGCCGCTAACTTATGCGGGAATCATTCACACGCGAGCACGCCATGGGGCCTACACGAAATTGGGCTTGCGCTGCCTCGTCTTAACCAAATCCCTcgttaaaaatcaaaaaagttGAAACGCCGAGTGCAGGGGCAGGAGAGTCTCTCGCTGGGAACCTCGCACTTGCCGAGGGCTTAAAGCTGGGCTGGGCTTAGCAGGTAATCatgctttcagattttcatttaagAGAGCAGAGGCTTGCCTCCTGCGAGATCATGGTTAGGGATACGGGACGAGCAGCAGCCCGGGAATATCCTCCCCGGGGGGCCCTAATATGTGGCAATCTTTTCCCCGAGGCTGCTCTCATCCGCCCGGTCGGATCCGGACGCCGACGGCCGCTCGCAGCCGCGCACGGTCCCGCTTTTGGCCCGCAGCTACGGCCAGGGACCGGTGGGACGGAGGCGTCCCCCACGGACGTGCCCCGGCCACTCTGCCCAGCGAGGAGCCGGGCGCGCTCGGATGGGGCCCCGGCGGGCGACCGAGCGGCCTCCCCTCCGCGGCTCCCCCGCCCCGTCCCGCCCCGTCCCGTTCCGAAGCACTGACcagctctttcttcctcttctcttccttcacGTCTGTCTTCTTGATCTCTGCCTTGAAAGCCTCCGCCTCCCCGTTCTGGTCGTCCTTCGCCAGCAGGTCCATGAGGTAGGCGATGTAGCTGGTGGCCAGACGGAGAGTTTTGATCTTGGAGAGCTTGGTGTCGGCGGGCACGTTGGGGATGCACTCCCTCAGCTCCGCGAAGGCGCTGTTGATGCTCTGAGTCCTGCGCCGCTCCTTGCGGTTCGCCGTGCCCCTGCGTTTCACCGGCCGGGGCCCCCCGAGCCCCGGCGGGCCGTTCCCGGGCGGCACCCCCCCGTAATGGGAGTGGTCCATGCCCGGCGCCCCGTTGGCGTACTCAGGGCTGTAGGACAGAGCCATGCTGTAGTCGGGGGGGGACATCTCCGGGTGGCTGCTGATGAGCCAGCCGTGGAAGTAGGGGTTCTCCTCGTGGCCACAGcgggtggcggcggcggcggcggcagcggcggcggcagcgaAAGGGTAGCCCTCATGGTGCACCACCGGGTGGTGGGGGNNNNNNNNNNNNNNNNNNNNNNNNNNNNNNNNNNNNNNNNNNNNNNNNNNNNNNNNNNNNNNNNNNNNNNNNNNNNNNNNNNNNNNNNNNNNNNNNNNNNNNNNNNNNNNNNNNNNNNNNNNNNNNNNNNNNNNNNNNNNNNNNNNNNNNNNNNNNNNNNNNNNNNNNNNNNNNNNNNNNNNNNNNNNNNNNNNNNNNNNNNNNNNNNNNNNNNNNNNNNNNNNNNNNNNNNNNNNNNNNNNNNNNNNNNNNNNNNNNNNNNNNNNNNNNNNNNNNNNNNNNNNNNNNNNNNNNNNNNNNNNNNNNNNNNNNNNNNNNNNNNNNNNNNNNNNNNNNNNNNNNNNNNNNNNNNNNNNNNNNNNNNNNNNNNNNNNNNNNNNNNNNNNNNNNNNNNNNNNNNNNNNNNNNNNNNNNNNNNNNNNNNNNNNNNNNNNNNNNNNNNNNNNNNNNNNNNNNNNNNNNNNNNNNNNNNNNNNNNNNNNNNNNNNNNNNNNNNNNNNNNNNNNNNNNNNNNNNNNNNNNNNNNNNNNNNNNNNNNNNNNNNNNNNNNNNNNNNNNNNNNNNNNNNNNNNNNNNNNNNNNNNNNNNNNNNNNNNNNNNNNNNNNNNNNNNNNNNNNNNNNNNNNNNNNNNNNNNNNNNNNNNNNNNNCACTGGCAGGGCTCCCCGGCCCGATCTCCATGTACAGCTACATGTTTAGGGCCGCTCGGGTTAATATATGTCGTCAGAAGCGGCGGCCGCCAATGGCCGGGGCGGGGGCGGAGCCCGCCGCCCTCCGCAATAAAACTTTTTGATGTTCGCTCTGCTAATTGCCGAGCTCCTCTTTTAGGATTGGCTGCCCCTCCGCATCCCTAATGTAATTAAaacaaggggggaaaaattatCATGGAGGCAGAGGTTAATGCAAGTGTTTAGCAGATGCCTTACAGTAA
It contains:
- the HAND2 gene encoding heart- and neural crest derivatives-expressed protein 2 → MSPPDYSMALSYSPEYANGAPGMDHSHYGGVPPGNGPPGLGGPRPVKRRGTANRKERRRTQSINSAFAELRECIPNVPADTKLSKIKTLRLATSYIAYLMDLLAKDDQNGEAEAFKAEIKKTDVKEEKRKKELNEILKSTVSSNDKKTKGRTGWPQHVWALELKQ
- the LOC117244272 gene encoding uncharacterized protein LOC117244272, yielding MQPGRYLGSEEGILGSCSVVRNIMSVPCGAVSGDRSQMQSLLYGRLSFSAENSLPPSQTSSKTFSRYCGSLRLKRGEKGGKKGFSSLLPLSSSRRISLGCAGGRDRALVHPGARGDPSHPGPAESPSPSTGTVVQAHKWIKSVLHCCTQSIAKLPFEEDSADLRTEELGLGAKERTRVTSFIAGFKKPAAFYSQVKTKGDGLRLRNMQDNFHTKCEK